CGATTAAGCCCGTGGCAACCCCGCCTGTCCCAAGCGCCCCTAAGACGGCTGAGGCATTGAAACCTGCAGGGTTGCTCCGCGAGGCATGAATAGCTACGTACAGCATCGCGGCGATTACGAGGGGAATACACGCCACGGCGGTCAGTCCTGCCGCGAGCCGTATCGTATCTTCAACCGGACGGGTTGCTCTGCGTGCCCCACGTGTACCAATCGGTAAGGGAAGGAGACAGGTGAAGAAAAGCTGATTGGAAGCGGCGCCTCGATAGAGAAAGAGCTAGCGACATCCGTTCCGCAAGGAAACATATTGTTCGTTGCCGGTCTTTTCTCGCTGCGGCGGCCGTGAAGTCAAATCGAACGTACGTGCGCCGATGCCTGGATTTTGTCGAAAGGGACCGCGTTAAAGCCGTAAGTGCCAGAAGGCGGGTGGAAGGTGGTGGATCAGATTTGCGCCCGTCACCCGGCGGGATCGTACTCAGCTTGATCCGGACCGGCGCACGAGCGGTCGCCCTCCAGTGGGATCGCGGCGAAGCAAACTTTTGGTGGAACTGATCCGCGCGCTTGTCTTCGTATCGTACAACACGTCGGGCGTTCAAACCAGCGTAACGCCTTCAACATCCGCCCGTCTTCAACGCACCTCACAGCGTGATGGGTGGTATCGGTGCTGAGTCAAGTTTCCCGCCCAGCAAGCTCCGGGTCCGCCTCAAGCATGCCCTGCTCTCCGAAATGTCTTGCGGCCGCCCTCGAATCGGGCTGCTGCCCGTCCGCTCGCAGACGTTGCTCTCGACCGCGAACACGCAGTGAATCCAATCCTCTTCGCGTCTGACGTCAGCTCGGGTCACGGAGTGCTGTCACGATATTCGAACATGCGGGTGAGTAAATGCACGGGGAACCAACTTCAGAGTACAACGAACCGCACTACTTCTTGCGCTTGCGAGGCTTAGCTTGTGGTTTCGGCGCCGATCTGTCCTGCAACAGCTTGTTGCAGCCGCACCATCGGTCAAGAACTCCACGTTTAAGGAGGAACACGCCAAGTGCGATTGGTGGGAATGCCATGTGGAGCTTCGTTTCAATGATCCACCCACAGAGTGATGTGAGCACCGACCACCCATCATCCTCAGCTTTCCGCCACTGGTCCCACTCACAATAGTGCAGCCGAGCGCAAAGCTCCCTTTGCACGGTAACGTCAAGCGATGTTATCAAGAGTTCAAGATCGAGGGTGAGGAGATGGTTAGCCAAAATCGCCCATTCACCACCGTACAATCCCACTCCTTGGTCGTGACGGACGAACGAGGGTAGCTCGTCATCAAACGTGGGAAATTCCAGATGAGCATAACCACCATATCCGTTCGGTTGATTTCGAGGATAGTCCCATCCCGGAAGTAATTTCCCGTCGTGGGCGAGGATAGCAGCGGCTCGGCACTCTGCAAGTATGTGCGCGTCCCGAGGAAACGGCTCAGCCAGCACCCGATTAAGGACTCGGTCGTCCTCAAGGTATGCTCGGAGGATCTGCTGGTCAGCGGGGGATAGCATCATGCCTCATGGGGGTGTCAGACCAGAGAGATGGTAGCTTGAGCGGGGTCGGAGCCCTTCATCATGATAGTAGCGTTAAGTGCCATCGGTTTAGTCTTAGGTACGGAGACGCGCCTTCTGCTGAATCAGTTCAAATGGACGTCGTTTCAACCTTTTCCGTTGTGCAGCTGACAGCGTGGTTGGTCTCGCTCCTGCGCTCACAAGGCGAAACACCTAGTTCAGCGGCAGCAGGAAGCAGGAGTATATCAAGCTGCACAATCATTCAGGCTTGGTGCCAAATGCAAGGCCTTCGTTCGGCGGCGGGTGATCTGATGGAGTAGCTCGCAAACTCAAGATGCTAGTTTAGCTCAGCTGCCAGTCGGCGGCCTCGTGCAGTCAAGATGCTGTGCCTTCGCCCGTGCGTCACGCATCCGCTGTGGGATACGCGCAGAAAGACCCGTGGACGCAGGGCGCAGCTAATCTGGTTCCTGATGATAAAGGTCCTGTCGTTTGCAAAGATGCGAATAGACGCAGACGCGATCTCGGGGTGACTCTGCAGCCGGGCTTTGACCGGCGCATGGTCGAGCCGTTGTTCGGTGGCGCAGGGCTACGGCTACAGGAGAGCTTCTGATCCTATTAGGGAGCGAGATTTGAGGAACAGCTGCCGAACCACCCTCTAAGTAGACGGAATCGGCGTATGCACGCAAGCATTTGCGTCTCGTGTGCGTCCGCGGCGCCTTATGTCGATCTGCCGTAAAGTGAAATGCCGGACCGCGGAATACCAGGTAAGCGCGTTCTCCCTCTGAAATCACTGGGATGGATCGGCACGTTGCCAGCACTCTGATTGCATTTGTGCGCGCTCGTGCGGAACGAGCCAAATATGCACGCGGAATCGCGGAATAACGCTCCTGAGTAAACTGTTGTGCGGATTCGTGCCGCGCGCGTGTGCTGGCCGCGCCAAACGAAAAGTCGGCGGCCCGGATTCGCTCCGGGCCGCCGTCTACCATCCATCCACCAAGGCTTACCAAATCCTCACGCGCTGCTCGGGCGGCAGGTACATCTTGTCGCCGGGCTGGACGTTGAAGGCGGCGTAGAACTCCGGGATGTTGCGGAGGACGCCGTTGGTGCGGTACTCGCCCGGCGAGTGCGGGTCGGTCATCACCTGCTGGCGCAGGGCGTCCTCGCGCATCAGCGTGCGCCAGATCTGCGCGAAGCCGATGAAGAAGCGCTGGTCGCCCGTGAGGCCGTCGATCACCGGGGCCTCGCGGCCGTTCAGCGACTTCTTGTAGGCGCGGTACGCCATCGCGATGCCGCTCAGGTCGCCGATGTTCTCGCCCAGGGTGAGGCGGCCGTTGAGGTTGAGGCCCGGCGCCGGGCTGAAGGCGGCGTACTGCGCCACCAGGGCGTCCGCACGCTGCTTGAAGGCGTCGTTGTCCGCCTCGGTCCACCAGTCGCGCAGGTTGCCCTCGCCGTCGGAGCGGCGGCCCTGGTCGTCGAAGCCGTGGCTGATCTCGTGGCCGATCACCGCCCCGATTCCCCCGTAGTTCACCGCGTCGTCGGCGGCCGGGTTGAAGAAGGGAGGCTGCAGGATCGCCGCGGGAAAGACGATCTCGTTCATCGTCGGCGAGTAGTACGCGTTCACCGTCTGCGGGGTCATCCCCCACTCCGCGCGGTCGATGGGCTGCCCCAGGCGGCGCACCATGCGGTTGTGGCCGAACTCGGCGATGCGGCGCAGGTTGCCCGGCAGGTCGCCCGGGCGGATCGTGAGCGCCGAGTAGTCACGCCACTGGTCCGGGTAGCCGATCTTGACGTTGAACTTCGCCAGCTTGGCCTGCGCCTGCACCTTGGTCTCGGGGCTCATCCACTCCAGGGAGTCGATGGCCGTCTGGAAGGCGGAGCGGAGGTTGCCCACGAGCTCCTGCATCCGCGCGCGGCTCTCCGGGCGGAAGTTGCGCTGCACGTACAGGCGGCCGGCGGCCTCGCCCAGGGCGCCCTCCACCAGGCCGACGCCGCGCTTCCAGCGGGGGCGGTTCGCCTCCAGCCCCTGCAGCGCCTTGCCGCGGTACGCGAACTGGGCGTTGACGAAGGGCGAGCTGAGCGCCGACGCGTAGTTGTCGACCAGCTTGACCGTCAGGTACTGGCGCAGCACCGGCACCGGCGTGGCGGCGATGATCTGGTTCATCGCCGTCATGTAGTCCGGCTGGCGCACGACGACGCCCGGCGTGCTCTCCGCGCCGACCGCGCGCAGGAAGCGGGTCCAGGAGAAGCCCGGCATCATGGAGTCGAGCTGCGCGACGGTGCGCAGGTTGTAGCTCGCCTCGCGGTCGCGGCTGCGGGCGCGGTCCCACTGCTTCTCGGCCAGCGCCGTCTCCAGCGCGAGCACGGCGCGAGCGCCCGCGGCGGGGTTGCGGTCGCCGGCCAGGCGCAGCAGCGTCTCCACGTACGTCTGGTACGCGGCGCGGGCGGCGACGAGCTTGGCGTCCTGCTTCAGGTAGTAGTCGCGGTCCGGAAGCCCGAGCCCGCTCTGCCCCGCGGAGGCGATGTAGCGCGTGGCCTGGCGGGCATCCTGCCCCACGCCGAAGCCGAACGGCGTCTGCACGCCGATGCGCTGCAGGTGCGCAAAGAGCTCCGGGAGCGCGGCGCGGTCGCTGAGCGCGGCGATGCGGGCCAGCTCGGGGCGGATGGGCGTGATGCCGGCCGCCTCGATGCGCGCCGAGTCCATGAAGCTGCGGTACAGGTCGCCCACCTTCTGCGTCTCGGAGCCCGGCTGCGCGTTGCGCGCGGCGGCGGCCTCGTCGATGATGGCGCGGAGCGACTCTTCGCTGCGGTCGCGCAGCTCCACGAAGGAGCCGAAGCTGGAGCGGTCGGCCGGGATCTGCGTGGTCTTGAGCCAGCCGCCGTTCACGTAGCGGAAGAAGTCGTCCTGCGGGCGAACGGTCGTGTCGAAGTTGCGGCGGTCGAAGCCGAGCGCGGGGGTGCCCGTCTGCGCGGCGAGCGTGCCGGCGAGGCCGGTCGCCACCAGCGCGCCCACGACGCCGAGGCGCCGCGGCAGGCGGAGCTGCTTGGGAGGTGTCATTCGATTGGCTTTACCTGGGGGAAACAAAAGTTCACCATCGCGACTCGTTACCCGCGACGATGGCGGCGGTTCCTGATGGTTCCGTGGTGCGTTCAGGAA
Above is a genomic segment from Longimicrobium sp. containing:
- a CDS encoding M13 family metallopeptidase, yielding MTPPKQLRLPRRLGVVGALVATGLAGTLAAQTGTPALGFDRRNFDTTVRPQDDFFRYVNGGWLKTTQIPADRSSFGSFVELRDRSEESLRAIIDEAAAARNAQPGSETQKVGDLYRSFMDSARIEAAGITPIRPELARIAALSDRAALPELFAHLQRIGVQTPFGFGVGQDARQATRYIASAGQSGLGLPDRDYYLKQDAKLVAARAAYQTYVETLLRLAGDRNPAAGARAVLALETALAEKQWDRARSRDREASYNLRTVAQLDSMMPGFSWTRFLRAVGAESTPGVVVRQPDYMTAMNQIIAATPVPVLRQYLTVKLVDNYASALSSPFVNAQFAYRGKALQGLEANRPRWKRGVGLVEGALGEAAGRLYVQRNFRPESRARMQELVGNLRSAFQTAIDSLEWMSPETKVQAQAKLAKFNVKIGYPDQWRDYSALTIRPGDLPGNLRRIAEFGHNRMVRRLGQPIDRAEWGMTPQTVNAYYSPTMNEIVFPAAILQPPFFNPAADDAVNYGGIGAVIGHEISHGFDDQGRRSDGEGNLRDWWTEADNDAFKQRADALVAQYAAFSPAPGLNLNGRLTLGENIGDLSGIAMAYRAYKKSLNGREAPVIDGLTGDQRFFIGFAQIWRTLMREDALRQQVMTDPHSPGEYRTNGVLRNIPEFYAAFNVQPGDKMYLPPEQRVRIW